A genomic segment from Bacteroidota bacterium encodes:
- a CDS encoding DUF3078 domain-containing protein yields MVRPIVACLLLILAIPVNVFAYDDLVEDDSTAQKAAETGPWRIDLVGRLAAAQTGTQNWAEGGANTLTSTLALESKIIHTGARWTQTHESKLALGTLKQDTLAFRKATDEIRIRSSFEYKGEGVFQDMKPTIASDISTQFAAGFNYKKNPLEGQEQTPARVSHFFAPATFQQTLGFTYSKKENFKQRLGVGAKQTVVRIDEIRQLHNMDPDQSVRFEVGVESRTHIDQELFENVRLKSSLGFFAAFNKPDLPDLLWENEVAMRVNKFLGVRMEFKALYDRDVTNELQLKEALSLGLTYDLI; encoded by the coding sequence ATGGTTAGACCCATTGTTGCCTGTCTTTTACTGATCCTGGCCATCCCTGTAAATGTATTTGCTTATGACGATCTGGTTGAGGATGACTCAACGGCGCAAAAGGCAGCAGAAACGGGGCCATGGCGCATCGATTTGGTTGGACGGCTAGCAGCTGCGCAGACAGGAACACAAAACTGGGCAGAAGGAGGGGCAAACACATTAACGTCTACTCTGGCACTGGAGTCTAAAATCATCCACACCGGAGCACGCTGGACCCAAACGCACGAAAGCAAGCTTGCGCTAGGGACACTGAAGCAAGATACGCTGGCCTTCCGGAAGGCAACGGACGAAATTCGGATTCGCTCGTCGTTTGAGTACAAGGGGGAAGGTGTGTTTCAGGATATGAAGCCAACCATTGCCAGCGACATCAGTACGCAGTTTGCAGCCGGCTTCAACTACAAAAAGAATCCGTTGGAGGGGCAGGAGCAGACGCCAGCAAGGGTGTCACACTTCTTTGCGCCGGCCACCTTCCAGCAGACGCTAGGGTTTACGTACAGCAAAAAAGAAAACTTCAAGCAACGGCTGGGTGTGGGTGCCAAGCAGACGGTTGTCCGCATCGATGAAATCCGCCAGTTGCACAACATGGATCCGGACCAGTCCGTGCGTTTTGAGGTAGGGGTAGAGTCGCGCACGCACATCGACCAGGAGCTGTTTGAGAATGTGCGATTGAAGTCCTCACTAGGCTTTTTTGCGGCCTTCAATAAGCCGGATTTGCCGGACTTGTTGTGGGAAAATGAGGTGGCGATGCGGGTGAACAAATTCCTCGGCGTACGGATGGAATTCAAGGCCTTATACGACCGGGATGTGACGAACGAATTGCAGCTGAAAGAGGCACTTTCACTTGGTTTGACCTACGATT